The Thiorhodovibrio litoralis genome includes a window with the following:
- a CDS encoding cation-translocating P-type ATPase: MLWYQLPPEDVLSTLETDDQGLSSAEATKRQATWGENAISVRKTPAWERFLKQFKDPMSLILLATAMVTGLLTLFGAHLLPDTMVILSVVVLNACVGFYLEGKAENAIEALKSMMVPECMVLRDQGLVRIPSKGLVPGDIVELEGGDKIPADVRFIRLHNAQVDESSLTGESVPVTKTTNAIEGDQVVPGDQKNMGFSGTYLTQGTAKAVVVEIGDKTVFGEIAGMVKAAAAHSTPLQRKLARFIKTLIIAIMSIGTVNFVVGIYLGYEISYSLLGAISLVVAAIPEMLPALVTAVLAKSGNAMARQNAIVANLPAAETLGATSVICSDKTGTLTENRMTVTDVFAAGQAFGVSGVGYDLHGQFSQDGAPIDAAANPALRRMLEIGFFCNNAHLNDEGHSIGDPTEIALLISGAKAALNKDRQQRIEEIPFDSSTKYMAVLADYEGERYIFVKGAPEILLEMCASATDAKAKETDLNREAYLEAARTFARQALRTLGFAFKRVANDHADLLHEDLHDLCFAGLQGMIDPPKESAKQAVANCKSAGIRTVMVTGDHPLTAQAVAGQLGIPAERVLAGTELNDMDSERLRREVEEVSVFARVAPEHKQQIAAAFQANGHVVAMTGDGVNDAPALKQADIGVAMGQEGTEVARQAADMVLADDNFATIVTAVEEGRHAWKNLQKAILYTLPTNAAQALLIMGAILMAAFVPLFGERFVLEPIQILWINLLDSLLLTLPLMMEPKERGLLTHPPRDSKANIIDGLFIQRVILLGIAISLPGFGIYYLFGAPALANGELINPLLLTQAQTAAFWAILFAHFGYVFSARSIDQSVFSFSPFSNKWLLAGVGLSIAIRLIPTFAPATSSWFKTADFPILWWPLILLCFLPSLLAIEADKYLRQAWRRSQWRLNRRPNRA; the protein is encoded by the coding sequence GTGCTTTGGTATCAACTCCCACCAGAAGACGTACTGTCCACCCTCGAGACCGACGACCAGGGCCTGTCATCGGCCGAGGCGACTAAACGCCAGGCCACCTGGGGCGAGAATGCCATCAGCGTGCGCAAGACGCCCGCCTGGGAGCGGTTCCTGAAACAATTCAAGGACCCCATGTCGCTGATCCTGCTGGCCACGGCCATGGTCACCGGCCTGCTCACCCTGTTTGGCGCCCATCTGCTGCCGGACACCATGGTGATTCTCTCCGTGGTGGTGCTCAATGCCTGTGTCGGCTTCTATCTGGAAGGCAAGGCCGAAAACGCCATTGAGGCACTCAAGTCCATGATGGTGCCCGAGTGCATGGTGCTGCGCGACCAGGGTCTGGTGCGGATTCCCTCCAAGGGTCTGGTGCCCGGCGACATCGTTGAACTCGAAGGCGGCGACAAGATCCCCGCCGATGTGCGCTTTATCCGGTTGCACAACGCCCAGGTTGATGAATCCTCCCTGACCGGCGAATCGGTGCCCGTTACCAAAACCACCAACGCGATCGAAGGCGATCAGGTGGTGCCCGGTGATCAGAAAAACATGGGCTTTTCCGGCACCTACCTGACTCAGGGCACCGCCAAGGCGGTGGTGGTGGAGATTGGCGACAAAACGGTCTTTGGCGAGATCGCTGGCATGGTCAAAGCCGCCGCCGCGCACTCCACCCCGCTGCAACGCAAGCTCGCGCGCTTCATCAAGACGCTGATCATTGCCATCATGAGCATCGGCACGGTGAATTTCGTGGTTGGCATCTACCTTGGCTACGAGATTTCCTACAGTCTGCTCGGCGCCATCTCGCTGGTGGTGGCCGCGATTCCGGAAATGCTCCCGGCGCTGGTCACCGCCGTGCTGGCCAAGTCCGGCAATGCCATGGCGCGCCAGAACGCCATTGTCGCCAACCTGCCAGCCGCCGAGACCCTGGGCGCCACCTCGGTCATTTGCTCGGATAAAACCGGCACCCTGACCGAAAACCGCATGACGGTGACCGATGTTTTCGCCGCCGGTCAGGCCTTCGGTGTGTCAGGTGTTGGCTATGACCTGCACGGCCAGTTCTCTCAAGACGGTGCGCCCATTGATGCCGCCGCCAATCCAGCACTGCGCCGAATGCTGGAAATCGGCTTCTTCTGCAACAACGCCCACTTAAACGATGAGGGCCACAGCATCGGCGACCCGACTGAGATCGCCCTGTTGATTTCCGGCGCCAAGGCGGCTCTGAACAAAGACCGGCAGCAGCGCATTGAGGAAATCCCCTTCGACTCGAGCACCAAGTACATGGCGGTGCTGGCTGACTATGAGGGGGAGCGCTATATCTTTGTTAAAGGCGCACCGGAGATCCTGCTGGAAATGTGCGCCAGCGCCACGGATGCCAAGGCGAAAGAGACCGATCTGAACCGCGAGGCCTACCTTGAGGCCGCCAGGACCTTCGCCCGGCAGGCGCTGCGAACCCTGGGCTTTGCCTTCAAGCGGGTGGCGAATGATCACGCCGATCTGCTGCACGAGGATCTGCATGATCTCTGCTTTGCCGGCCTGCAGGGCATGATCGACCCGCCTAAGGAAAGTGCGAAGCAGGCGGTTGCCAACTGCAAGTCGGCCGGGATTCGCACCGTGATGGTGACCGGCGATCATCCGCTGACCGCCCAGGCGGTGGCCGGCCAGCTTGGCATTCCGGCCGAGCGGGTGCTCGCCGGCACCGAACTCAATGACATGGACTCAGAGCGCCTGCGCCGGGAAGTCGAAGAAGTCTCGGTCTTCGCCCGGGTCGCGCCTGAGCACAAGCAGCAAATCGCCGCGGCCTTCCAAGCCAACGGCCATGTTGTCGCCATGACTGGCGATGGCGTGAATGATGCCCCGGCGCTCAAGCAGGCCGACATCGGCGTGGCCATGGGTCAGGAAGGCACTGAGGTGGCACGTCAGGCCGCCGACATGGTGCTGGCCGATGACAACTTCGCCACCATCGTCACGGCGGTCGAAGAAGGCCGCCATGCCTGGAAGAATCTGCAAAAGGCGATTCTCTACACCCTGCCAACCAATGCCGCCCAGGCGCTGTTGATCATGGGGGCCATTCTGATGGCCGCGTTCGTCCCCCTATTTGGCGAGCGCTTTGTGCTCGAGCCTATTCAGATTCTGTGGATCAACCTGCTCGACTCGCTGTTACTGACCTTGCCGTTGATGATGGAACCCAAAGAACGCGGCTTGCTGACGCATCCGCCCCGCGACTCAAAGGCGAACATTATCGACGGGCTTTTCATTCAGCGCGTGATTTTGCTTGGCATCGCCATTTCTCTGCCCGGCTTCGGTATCTATTACCTGTTTGGAGCTCCCGCCCTGGCCAATGGCGAACTCATCAACCCGCTGTTGCTGACGCAGGCCCAGACCGCCGCCTTTTGGGCTATTTTATTCGCCCATTTTGGCTATGTCTTCTCGGCGCGATCCATCGACCAGTCGGTGTTCAGCTTCAGCCCCTTCAGCAACAAATGGCTGCTCGCTGGCGTGGGTTTAAGCATCGCCATCCGGCTGATTCCGACCTTCGCGCCGGCGACCTCAAGCTGGTTTAAGACGGCCGATTTTCCCATCCTGTGGTGGCCGCTGATCCTGCTGTGCTTCCTGCCGAGCCTGCTGGCGATTGAGGCCGACAAGTATCTGCGTCAGGCTTGGAGGCGCTCCCAGTGGAGGCTCAACAGGCGGCCGAACCGAGCGTGA
- a CDS encoding cryptochrome/photolyase family protein, with product MPTTAILWFRRDLRLEDNPALMAAIDHFERILPLYIHAPEEEAPWAPGAASNWWLHHSLSALDQSLRERGSRLLIMRGAPLGCLRALINEIGANGASAVFWNRCYEPATVARDSRIKQQLRADGIRCESHNASLLFEPWDVKTGADQPFKVFTAYWRRCQPRLSKMPPPKPAPERLEPVALPSAAFGVLEHEQPLDALDLLPRIGWDAAFPDQWQPGAAGAQAQLRRFIDQAAADYAQARDLPAVLGTARISPHLHFGEIGPRQILAIAKAASDDTQAFVRQLGWREFSASLLYHFPHTADEPLNPLFEAFPWRDPVPSELLRAWQRGQTGIPLVDAGMRELWHSGWMHNRVRMIVASFLTKNLRIPWQVGARWFWDTLVDADLANNTQGWQWTAGCGADAAPYFRIFNPVRQGERFDPDGDYIRRWCPELAQLPKRHLHQPWKAPVAILQQAGIELGTNYPRPIVDLADTRREALAFWQQLRTADIRADLA from the coding sequence GTGCCCACGACAGCGATCCTGTGGTTCCGCCGCGACCTGCGTCTGGAAGACAATCCAGCACTCATGGCCGCGATTGATCACTTCGAACGCATCCTGCCACTTTATATTCACGCTCCCGAGGAAGAAGCGCCCTGGGCGCCCGGCGCGGCCTCCAACTGGTGGTTACACCATAGCCTAAGCGCGCTCGATCAAAGCCTGCGCGAGCGCGGTTCGCGATTGCTTATCATGCGCGGCGCCCCCCTCGGCTGCCTGCGCGCGCTCATCAATGAGATCGGGGCGAACGGGGCAAGCGCAGTGTTCTGGAATCGCTGCTACGAGCCGGCCACGGTGGCCCGCGACAGCCGCATCAAGCAACAGCTCAGGGCCGATGGCATCCGCTGCGAAAGCCACAATGCCAGCTTGCTGTTCGAGCCCTGGGACGTAAAAACCGGCGCGGATCAACCGTTCAAGGTCTTCACGGCCTACTGGCGACGCTGTCAGCCCCGGCTCTCGAAGATGCCCCCACCAAAGCCGGCACCCGAGCGACTAGAGCCGGTTGCACTGCCGTCCGCCGCATTCGGCGTGCTTGAACATGAACAGCCGCTTGATGCATTGGACCTGCTGCCGCGCATCGGCTGGGATGCCGCCTTTCCCGACCAATGGCAGCCAGGTGCTGCGGGTGCTCAAGCTCAGCTTCGCCGCTTTATTGATCAGGCCGCAGCCGACTACGCTCAGGCGCGCGACCTGCCGGCTGTCCTCGGCACGGCGAGAATCTCACCACACCTGCATTTTGGCGAGATCGGACCGCGTCAGATCCTAGCCATCGCCAAGGCCGCAAGCGACGACACCCAAGCCTTTGTGCGCCAACTCGGCTGGCGCGAGTTCAGCGCCAGTCTGCTGTATCATTTTCCGCACACGGCAGATGAACCATTGAATCCTCTGTTTGAGGCATTCCCCTGGCGCGACCCGGTTCCGAGCGAGCTCTTGCGTGCATGGCAACGCGGCCAAACGGGAATCCCGCTGGTCGATGCCGGCATGCGCGAGCTCTGGCACAGCGGTTGGATGCATAACCGGGTACGGATGATCGTCGCCTCCTTTCTCACCAAAAACCTGCGCATTCCCTGGCAAGTCGGCGCACGTTGGTTCTGGGACACCCTGGTGGATGCCGATCTGGCCAACAACACGCAGGGCTGGCAGTGGACCGCCGGCTGCGGTGCCGATGCAGCGCCCTACTTTCGCATCTTCAATCCCGTGCGTCAGGGCGAGCGCTTCGACCCCGATGGTGACTACATCCGCCGCTGGTGCCCCGAGCTTGCCCAGCTGCCAAAGCGCCATCTGCACCAACCCTGGAAGGCGCCGGTTGCAATATTACAACAGGCTGGCATCGAACTCGGCACCAACTATCCTCGCCCTATCGTCGATCTTGCAGATACCCGGCGCGAAGCCTTGGCATTTTGGCAACAGTTGCGTACTGCTGACATTCGAGCAGATTTAGCGTAA
- a CDS encoding dienelactone hydrolase family protein: MLAAHGAADGFVSPEKVAAFQKSLDAINADWEFVAYSGARHAFTNPNADEYGIEMVAYNAKADQRSWALMQDFLNEVFAD; this comes from the coding sequence GTGCTGGCCGCCCATGGCGCAGCCGACGGTTTTGTGTCACCCGAAAAGGTCGCCGCCTTCCAGAAATCGCTTGATGCCATCAACGCGGATTGGGAATTCGTCGCCTACAGCGGCGCCCGCCACGCCTTCACCAATCCGAATGCGGATGAATACGGCATCGAGATGGTTGCCTACAACGCCAAAGCTGACCAGCGTTCCTGGGCGCTGATGCAGGATTTCCTCAACGAAGTCTTCGCCGATTGA